A single window of [Clostridium] hylemonae DSM 15053 DNA harbors:
- a CDS encoding PLP-dependent aminotransferase family protein, which translates to MNELTINLKTNSATPLYEQIYDYIKNDIQSGRIPYGEKLPSTRSLSGYLEVSRSTVELAYEQLLSEGYIESRPCRGFFVSEIEELYYLKRAEPQTGRRRAEQRSYRYDFTPNGVDLKSFPYNVWRKLSREILTDDRTELFRSGDSQGEYSFRSAICSYLYQARGVNCTPEQVIVGAGNDYILMLLSTVLGPGLKVAFEDPAYMQAYRLFKSLSYETVSVGMDRSGMCISQLAGAEADVAYVTPSHQYPTGTVMPIGRRLELLKWAQEREDRYIIEDDYDSEFRYKGKPIPALKGYDADGKVIYLGTFSKSIAPAIRLSYMVLPEPLLDAYNKKSRFVNSTVSKVDQLIVQKFIEEGYYERHLNKTRALYKSRHDVLIEELRPLLDICSISGEHAGVHLLLTFRNGLMERELIERAAKRDIRVYGLSDYMIQGTKETSRTVLLGYANLTEEQIKEAVRILADCWR; encoded by the coding sequence ATGAATGAGCTGACGATCAATCTTAAGACGAATTCCGCAACGCCGCTCTATGAGCAGATCTACGATTATATTAAGAATGACATCCAGTCAGGGCGTATACCTTACGGAGAGAAACTTCCCTCCACCCGGTCGCTGTCCGGCTATCTGGAGGTGAGCAGGAGTACGGTAGAGCTGGCGTATGAGCAGCTTCTTTCAGAGGGGTATATAGAATCGAGGCCGTGCAGGGGATTCTTCGTGTCCGAGATCGAGGAACTGTACTATCTCAAGAGGGCAGAGCCGCAGACCGGGAGACGCAGGGCAGAACAGCGGAGCTACCGGTATGATTTTACGCCGAACGGAGTAGATCTGAAAAGCTTTCCGTATAATGTGTGGAGGAAGCTTTCGAGGGAGATCCTGACGGACGACAGGACAGAGCTGTTCCGTTCCGGCGACTCCCAGGGAGAATACAGTTTCCGAAGCGCCATATGCAGTTATCTCTATCAGGCGCGCGGCGTGAACTGTACGCCGGAACAGGTTATCGTGGGGGCAGGGAATGATTATATTCTGATGCTGCTCAGTACGGTGCTTGGCCCGGGACTTAAGGTCGCTTTTGAGGACCCTGCCTATATGCAGGCATACCGTCTTTTTAAGAGCCTGTCCTATGAGACAGTCTCGGTGGGGATGGACCGGAGCGGGATGTGCATCTCGCAACTGGCCGGTGCGGAGGCTGACGTCGCTTATGTGACTCCGTCCCACCAGTATCCGACCGGGACCGTCATGCCGATCGGACGCAGGCTTGAACTTCTCAAATGGGCGCAGGAGCGGGAAGACCGCTATATTATCGAGGATGATTATGACAGTGAATTCCGGTATAAGGGCAAGCCGATCCCGGCGCTTAAGGGGTATGACGCTGACGGAAAGGTCATTTATCTCGGCACGTTCTCCAAGTCGATCGCGCCTGCCATCCGTCTGAGCTATATGGTGCTTCCGGAGCCGCTTCTTGATGCGTACAATAAGAAGAGCCGTTTTGTCAATTCAACCGTTTCCAAGGTAGATCAGCTTATCGTCCAGAAGTTTATCGAAGAGGGGTATTATGAGCGGCATCTGAACAAGACGCGGGCGCTCTATAAGAGCCGGCACGACGTGCTCATTGAAGAACTGAGACCGCTCCTTGACATCTGCAGCATATCCGGGGAGCATGCGGGCGTACATCTGCTACTGACATTCAGGAACGGCCTTATGGAGAGAGAATTGATCGAGAGGGCGGCAAAGAGGGATATACGTGTGTACGGCCTTTCGGACTATATGATACAAGGTACGAAGGAGACAAGCCGTACTGTACTGCTCGGCTATGCGAATCTGACGGAAGAGCAGATAAAAGAAGCAGTCCGTATTCTTGCGGACTGCTGGAGATAA
- a CDS encoding glutamine--tRNA ligase/YqeY domain fusion protein codes for MGEETISRNFIEQEIDRDLAEGVYTEVCTRFPPEPNGYLHIGHAKSILLNYGLSQKYDGTFHLRFDDTNPTKEDTEYVESIKEDVKWLGANWKEHLYFASDYFDVMYECALKLIKKGKAYVCDLSAEEIREYRGTLTEPGKNSPYRGRTVEENLALFEAMKNGEYKDGEKVLRAKIDMASPNINMRDPVIYRVARMSHHNTGDKWCIYPMYDFAHPIEDAVEKITHSICTLEFEDHRPLYDWVVKECEFDPAPRQIEFAKLYLTNVVTGKRYIKKLVQDGVVDGWDDPRLVSIAALRRRGFTPESIRMFVEMCGVSKSQSSVDYAMLEHCIREDLKLKRPRMMAVLHPIKLVIDNYPEGEVEYLEVDNNMENPELGTRKVPFCRELYIERDDFMIEPPKKYFRLFPGNEVRLMHAYFVTCQSFETDEDGNVTVVHCTYDPETKCGTGFTGRKVKGTIHWVAAPYAKPAQVRLYENLVDEEKGVYNKEDGSLNLNPNSLEVLENCYVEDSFDSAEGCDSFQFVRNGYFCIDSKDSAPGQLVFNRIVSLKSSFRLPK; via the coding sequence ATGGGAGAAGAGACAATTTCCAGAAATTTTATTGAACAGGAGATAGATAGAGACCTGGCGGAGGGGGTATATACGGAGGTCTGCACGAGATTTCCGCCGGAGCCGAACGGATATCTCCATATAGGACATGCCAAATCCATTCTTTTGAATTATGGGCTGTCACAGAAGTATGACGGCACGTTCCATCTCAGGTTTGACGATACAAACCCGACGAAAGAAGACACAGAGTACGTGGAGTCTATCAAAGAGGATGTAAAATGGCTCGGCGCAAACTGGAAGGAACACCTGTATTTTGCGTCCGATTACTTTGACGTCATGTACGAGTGTGCGCTCAAGCTTATAAAAAAGGGAAAAGCGTACGTCTGTGATTTGAGTGCGGAAGAGATCAGAGAGTACAGGGGAACTTTGACGGAACCGGGAAAGAACAGTCCTTACCGCGGCCGCACGGTGGAGGAGAACCTTGCACTGTTTGAGGCCATGAAGAACGGGGAATATAAGGACGGAGAGAAAGTGCTCCGGGCAAAGATAGATATGGCCTCCCCCAATATTAACATGCGTGATCCGGTCATCTACCGTGTCGCCCGTATGTCACATCACAATACCGGGGATAAATGGTGTATCTATCCGATGTACGACTTTGCCCATCCGATCGAGGATGCGGTGGAGAAGATCACGCATTCTATCTGTACTCTGGAGTTTGAGGACCACAGGCCGCTGTACGACTGGGTGGTAAAAGAGTGTGAGTTTGATCCCGCGCCGCGCCAGATCGAGTTTGCCAAGCTGTATCTGACTAATGTGGTGACAGGAAAACGCTATATCAAAAAGCTTGTACAGGACGGCGTCGTGGACGGCTGGGACGACCCGAGGCTCGTCTCCATCGCTGCGCTCAGAAGAAGAGGATTTACGCCGGAGTCTATCCGGATGTTTGTGGAGATGTGCGGAGTATCCAAGAGCCAGAGCTCGGTGGACTATGCGATGCTGGAGCACTGTATCCGGGAAGATCTGAAGCTTAAGAGGCCGCGCATGATGGCGGTGCTTCATCCGATCAAGCTTGTGATCGACAACTATCCGGAAGGAGAAGTAGAATATCTGGAAGTGGACAACAATATGGAAAACCCTGAGCTTGGGACGCGCAAAGTACCGTTCTGCCGTGAGCTTTACATTGAGAGGGACGACTTTATGATAGAACCTCCGAAGAAGTATTTCCGTCTGTTCCCGGGCAATGAAGTGCGGCTCATGCACGCCTATTTTGTCACCTGCCAGAGCTTTGAGACGGACGAAGACGGTAATGTGACGGTCGTTCACTGTACGTATGATCCGGAGACGAAATGCGGCACCGGCTTCACCGGGCGCAAAGTAAAAGGAACGATCCACTGGGTTGCGGCGCCGTACGCAAAACCGGCCCAGGTGCGGCTGTATGAGAATCTCGTGGATGAAGAAAAAGGTGTGTACAATAAGGAGGACGGCTCCCTTAACCTGAATCCGAATTCGCTGGAGGTGCTGGAAAACTGCTATGTGGAGGACAGCTTTGACAGTGCGGAGGGCTGTGACAGCTTCCAGTTTGTACGCAACGGATACTTCTGTATCGACTCGAAGGACTCTGCGCCGGGACAGCTTGTGTTCAACAGGATCGTATCTCTTAAGAGCTCCTTCAGGCTGCCGAAGTAG
- a CDS encoding MATE family efflux transporter: MKKSTVMTEGVIWKEILFFSIPLILGNLFQQLYNTVDSIIVGNYIGSEALAAVGSSSSIINLLIGFCIGASAGAGVVISQFYGAGDKNGLKKAVHTTVAISIAAGVILTVAGIALAPVILRAMGTPAEVFREAVVYLQVYFGGIVFSVIYNMSAGILNAVGNSRRSLVYLMIAAFSNIVLDILFVIVLKMGIVGAALATDISQLLSCVFIILYLVKSKEVYHVNIKEIRFYDNLLSKIIRIGLPTGIQNIVISFSNVIVQSSVNSFGAVAMAGFAAYIKIDGFNILPVLSFGMAAATFTGQNVGAGKYDRVKKGMYVSVGMGVVYTILTGILLLTFAPQVIGVFTKNPDVVGYGVYIMRYFCPFYWLLGILQVLSGTIRGAGKTLETMLVFLFSLCILRVAWIWGALAIEHKLDWVMTAYPVSWLVGAVLILLYAWKGNWMPGRRKKDAAMPLSS; the protein is encoded by the coding sequence ATGAAAAAATCAACAGTTATGACGGAAGGGGTCATCTGGAAGGAGATTCTGTTTTTCTCCATTCCGCTGATCCTCGGGAATCTGTTTCAGCAGCTGTACAACACGGTGGACTCGATCATCGTGGGAAATTATATCGGAAGCGAGGCGCTGGCAGCAGTCGGCTCCAGTTCTTCTATCATCAATCTGCTGATCGGGTTCTGCATCGGCGCATCGGCCGGGGCCGGTGTTGTGATATCGCAGTTTTACGGGGCCGGAGATAAGAACGGCTTAAAAAAGGCAGTCCACACGACCGTCGCCATTTCCATCGCGGCCGGGGTCATACTGACTGTGGCCGGCATCGCGCTTGCGCCGGTCATTTTGAGGGCGATGGGAACGCCGGCGGAAGTATTCAGGGAGGCAGTCGTCTACCTGCAGGTGTATTTCGGAGGCATTGTATTTTCTGTTATTTACAATATGTCTGCCGGCATCCTGAATGCGGTCGGCAACTCCCGGCGGTCTCTCGTATATCTGATGATCGCGGCATTTTCCAACATCGTACTCGATATTCTGTTTGTCATCGTACTTAAAATGGGGATCGTCGGGGCCGCGCTTGCCACAGACATAAGCCAGCTCCTGTCGTGTGTCTTCATTATATTATATCTTGTAAAAAGTAAAGAGGTGTATCATGTAAATATAAAGGAGATCCGTTTTTATGATAATCTCCTGTCCAAGATCATCCGTATCGGGCTGCCGACCGGAATACAGAATATCGTGATATCTTTCTCCAATGTGATCGTGCAGTCGAGTGTCAACAGCTTCGGAGCTGTCGCGATGGCGGGCTTTGCCGCATATATCAAGATAGACGGGTTTAACATACTTCCTGTCTTAAGCTTTGGAATGGCGGCGGCGACATTCACAGGGCAGAATGTGGGGGCGGGCAAGTATGACAGGGTGAAAAAGGGGATGTACGTCTCAGTCGGCATGGGCGTCGTCTACACGATTTTGACCGGCATACTTCTGCTTACCTTTGCGCCGCAGGTGATCGGCGTATTTACCAAGAATCCGGATGTGGTGGGCTACGGGGTCTATATTATGAGGTACTTCTGTCCGTTTTACTGGCTGCTCGGCATACTGCAGGTGCTTTCAGGGACGATACGGGGCGCCGGGAAGACGCTGGAGACGATGCTCGTCTTTCTGTTTTCTCTCTGTATCCTGCGTGTTGCCTGGATATGGGGCGCGCTTGCCATAGAACATAAGCTTGACTGGGTCATGACGGCATACCCGGTGTCATGGCTTGTGGGGGCTGTGCTCATTCTGCTGTACGCCTGGAAAGGAAACTGGATGCCCGGAAGGAGGAAGAAAGACGCCGCCATGCCGCTATCATCATAA
- a CDS encoding sigma-70 family RNA polymerase sigma factor, which translates to MSDYETMTDEQLIRNLRAGDKAIVDYIMDKYKNLVRKEANAMYLLGGENDDLIQEGMIGLFKAVEDYDVEQQASFFSFARLCITRQMYSAIEASRRKKHSPLNSYISLYDQEDEKGSLLETMEAGGESNPEELFLSKEYVSLLESELEEQLSDLESRVLYLHLMGTDYRTIAKLIDKSPKTVDNALQRIKSKTEKILAKEGRK; encoded by the coding sequence ATGTCTGACTATGAAACAATGACAGACGAACAGTTGATCCGTAATTTGAGAGCCGGGGACAAGGCGATCGTCGATTACATTATGGACAAGTATAAGAATCTCGTACGGAAAGAGGCCAATGCCATGTATCTGCTGGGCGGGGAGAACGACGACCTCATCCAGGAGGGCATGATCGGCCTGTTCAAAGCGGTGGAGGACTATGACGTGGAGCAGCAGGCGTCGTTTTTCAGCTTTGCCAGGCTGTGCATCACCCGGCAGATGTACTCTGCCATCGAGGCTTCCCGCAGAAAGAAGCACAGCCCGCTGAACTCATATATATCGCTTTACGACCAGGAGGATGAAAAGGGTTCTCTGCTGGAGACGATGGAGGCCGGGGGCGAGAGCAATCCGGAAGAACTGTTTTTGAGCAAGGAGTATGTATCCCTGCTGGAGAGCGAGCTGGAGGAACAGCTGAGCGATCTGGAGAGCAGGGTGCTCTATCTGCATCTGATGGGGACAGATTACCGCACGATCGCCAAGCTTATCGACAAAAGCCCGAAGACCGTGGACAATGCGCTGCAGCGCATTAAGAGCAAGACGGAAAAGATTCTCGCGAAAGAGGGCAGAAAATAG
- the rlmB gene encoding 23S rRNA (guanosine(2251)-2'-O)-methyltransferase RlmB, which produces MSEMKESELMIEGRNAVLEAFRSGRPIDKLFVLDGCQDGPVRTIVREAKKHDTVLNFVTKERLSQMSETGRHQGVIAYGAAYEYAGVDDMLALAEERGEDPFIFLLDNIEDPHNLGAIIRTANLAGAHGVIIPKRRASGLTATVARTSAGALNYTPVAKVTNLVKTMEELKEKGLWFVCADMDGESMYRLNLTGPIGLVIGNEGEGVGRLVKETCDFAAGIPMKGNIDSLNASVAAGVLAYEIVRQRIQK; this is translated from the coding sequence ATGAGTGAGATGAAGGAAAGTGAATTGATGATCGAAGGGCGCAATGCGGTGCTGGAGGCATTCCGCTCAGGCAGGCCGATCGATAAGCTGTTCGTGCTGGACGGGTGTCAGGACGGTCCGGTGCGCACGATCGTAAGAGAGGCCAAAAAGCACGATACGGTGCTGAACTTTGTGACAAAGGAACGGCTTTCGCAGATGTCGGAGACCGGCAGGCACCAGGGCGTTATCGCATACGGCGCGGCCTATGAATATGCCGGGGTAGATGATATGCTTGCCCTGGCAGAAGAACGGGGCGAAGACCCGTTTATCTTCCTGCTCGACAACATCGAAGATCCACATAACCTTGGCGCGATCATCCGTACCGCCAATCTTGCGGGCGCCCACGGGGTGATCATTCCGAAGCGGAGGGCGTCGGGGCTTACGGCCACGGTGGCCAGAACGTCGGCCGGAGCGCTGAATTACACACCCGTGGCGAAGGTGACAAACCTCGTAAAGACGATGGAAGAACTGAAGGAAAAGGGACTCTGGTTTGTCTGTGCGGATATGGACGGAGAGTCCATGTACCGTCTGAACCTTACAGGGCCGATAGGGTTAGTGATAGGAAATGAGGGCGAGGGAGTCGGACGTCTTGTAAAGGAAACGTGTGACTTTGCGGCAGGAATCCCGATGAAGGGGAATATAGATTCTCTCAATGCATCGGTAGCTGCAGGAGTGCTCGCCTATGAGATTGTACGGCAGCGCATTCAGAAGTAG
- a CDS encoding Mini-ribonuclease 3 yields MEKGIEWQFDSYMREIFQMKEVDMKEYSPLTLAYIGDSIYDLMIKSLVVNEGNRQVNKLHKETSAFVQASAQSQMMRTLQGQLTEEEHAVYRRGRNAKSVSPAKNQSLTDYRRATGFEALMGYLYLRRDYKRMLDLVKLGLDSIKGENE; encoded by the coding sequence ATGGAAAAAGGCATAGAATGGCAGTTTGATTCGTATATGCGCGAGATTTTTCAGATGAAAGAGGTGGATATGAAAGAGTATTCACCTCTTACTTTGGCGTATATAGGGGACAGTATTTATGATCTGATGATCAAGAGTCTCGTGGTCAATGAGGGCAACAGGCAGGTGAACAAGCTTCATAAGGAGACAAGCGCCTTTGTGCAGGCTTCCGCCCAGTCGCAGATGATGCGGACGCTGCAGGGGCAGCTGACCGAGGAGGAACACGCTGTCTACCGAAGAGGCAGGAACGCAAAGAGTGTGTCACCTGCCAAAAACCAGTCGCTGACAGATTACAGGCGGGCCACCGGCTTTGAGGCGCTCATGGGATATCTGTATCTCAGGCGGGACTATAAGCGGATGCTTGATCTGGTCAAGCTGGGACTGGACAGTATAAAAGGAGAAAATGAATGA
- the cysS gene encoding cysteine--tRNA ligase — MKLFNTLTRKKEEFVPVEEGKVKMYVCGPTVYNFIHIGNARPMIVFDTVRRYFEYKGFDVNYVSNFTDVDDKIIKKAIEEGVSADEISKRYIKECKKDMEGMNVKPATKHPLATEEICGMVEMIGSLIEKGYAYEKNGTVYFRTRSFKDYGKLSHKNLDDLRTGERSLLVTGEDEKEDPLDFVLWKPKKEGEPAWDSPWSDGRPGWHIECSVMSRKYLGEQIDIHAGGEDLVFPHHENEIAQSEAANGKEFAKYWMHNAFLNIDNHKMSKSLGNFRTVREISEQYDLQVLRFFMLSAHYRSPLNFSADLMEASRNGLERIVNAAGNLKFLMGSAKSEEMTAQEREAFAGSEEFVKGFEAAMDDDFNTADAVAAVFELVKYINTTADAHSSRAYLQALLSRLVKLTDVLGLIVDKKEDMLEEEIEKLIAERQAARKEKNFARADEIRGTLLEKGIILEDTREGVKWKKA, encoded by the coding sequence ATGAAACTGTTTAACACACTGACAAGAAAAAAAGAAGAATTTGTACCGGTGGAGGAAGGAAAGGTCAAGATGTACGTGTGCGGGCCTACGGTCTACAACTTCATCCATATCGGCAATGCGAGGCCGATGATCGTGTTTGACACGGTGAGACGGTATTTTGAATATAAGGGCTTTGATGTAAATTATGTATCCAACTTCACTGATGTGGACGATAAGATCATTAAAAAAGCCATCGAGGAAGGCGTGTCCGCGGATGAGATATCCAAGCGGTATATCAAAGAGTGCAAGAAGGATATGGAGGGCATGAATGTAAAACCGGCCACAAAGCATCCGCTCGCCACGGAAGAGATATGCGGCATGGTGGAGATGATAGGGTCGCTTATCGAGAAGGGCTATGCTTACGAAAAGAACGGGACAGTGTATTTCCGCACGAGGAGCTTTAAAGATTACGGGAAGCTCTCCCACAAGAATCTGGATGACCTGCGCACCGGAGAACGTTCTCTTCTCGTCACCGGGGAGGATGAAAAAGAAGATCCGCTTGACTTTGTCCTCTGGAAACCGAAGAAGGAAGGGGAGCCGGCATGGGATTCCCCGTGGAGTGACGGCCGTCCCGGCTGGCACATCGAGTGTTCCGTCATGTCAAGGAAATACCTCGGTGAACAGATCGACATTCACGCAGGCGGCGAGGATCTCGTATTTCCACATCATGAAAATGAGATCGCCCAGAGTGAGGCGGCCAACGGGAAGGAATTTGCGAAATACTGGATGCACAACGCGTTCTTAAATATCGACAACCATAAGATGAGCAAGTCTCTCGGCAATTTCCGCACGGTCAGGGAGATCAGCGAACAGTATGACCTGCAGGTGCTCCGGTTCTTTATGCTGAGCGCCCACTACAGAAGTCCGCTGAACTTCAGCGCGGATCTGATGGAGGCGTCCAGGAACGGGCTGGAACGTATCGTCAATGCGGCCGGCAACCTGAAGTTCCTCATGGGCAGCGCAAAGAGTGAGGAAATGACTGCCCAGGAGCGGGAGGCTTTTGCAGGATCGGAGGAGTTTGTCAAAGGCTTTGAGGCGGCGATGGACGATGACTTTAACACGGCGGACGCTGTGGCGGCAGTGTTTGAGCTTGTGAAATATATCAACACGACGGCGGATGCGCACAGCTCCAGAGCTTATCTGCAGGCGCTGCTTTCCCGCCTCGTAAAATTAACGGATGTATTGGGGTTGATTGTTGACAAAAAAGAGGATATGCTGGAAGAAGAGATAGAAAAGCTCATTGCAGAGCGCCAGGCGGCGCGAAAGGAAAAGAACTTTGCGCGCGCGGACGAGATCCGCGGCACTCTGCTTGAGAAAGGGATCATATTGGAAGATACACGTGAAGGAGTAAAATGGAAAAAGGCATAG
- the epsC gene encoding serine O-acetyltransferase EpsC codes for MGIISYVREEVKVIRERDPAIKSNMEVFLYPSFKVILRYRIAHKLYRKKHFFLARWISQRAARKTGIEIHPGARIGKGLFIDHGSGVIIGETTEIGNNVTLYQGVTLGGTGKEQGKRHPTLRDNVMVSAGAKILGSFTIGENSKIGAGSVVLEEVPPNCTVVGVPGRVVKMGDQRIPRVDMDQVHLPDPISNDIRELQKDNIRMHRQIQEMEKRMRCMREDNIVILKEEEKE; via the coding sequence ATGGGTATAATATCCTATGTAAGAGAAGAAGTGAAAGTAATCAGGGAACGAGACCCTGCGATCAAATCGAATATGGAAGTGTTCCTGTATCCGAGCTTCAAGGTTATACTGAGATACCGGATCGCCCATAAGCTGTACCGGAAAAAGCACTTTTTCCTGGCCAGATGGATCTCTCAGCGCGCGGCGAGAAAGACGGGCATAGAGATCCATCCGGGAGCCAGGATCGGGAAGGGGCTTTTTATCGACCACGGGAGCGGAGTGATCATCGGGGAGACGACGGAGATCGGGAACAATGTCACCCTTTACCAGGGAGTGACGCTTGGGGGGACCGGAAAAGAGCAGGGCAAACGGCATCCGACGCTCAGAGACAATGTGATGGTGAGCGCAGGGGCCAAGATACTCGGTTCGTTTACGATCGGGGAGAATTCCAAGATCGGCGCCGGTTCGGTCGTGCTCGAGGAAGTGCCGCCCAACTGTACGGTAGTGGGCGTGCCGGGCCGGGTGGTCAAGATGGGCGACCAGAGGATCCCGCGTGTGGATATGGACCAGGTGCATCTGCCTGACCCGATCAGCAACGATATCCGGGAACTTCAGAAGGACAATATACGTATGCACCGTCAGATCCAGGAGATGGAGAAGCGCATGAGGTGTATGCGGGAAGACAATATAGTAATATTGAAAGAGGAGGAAAAGGAATAA